CCACCTTCTCCACCACCAGGCGCAGGATGTCCTCCAGCTCCAGCGAGCTGGTGGCCACCTGGGTGATCTCCAGCAGCCGCTCCATGCGGTTGCGCGTGCGCGCCATGAGCCGCCGCTCGCGCAAGGCCGTGTCCAGCCGCGTGGTGAGCTCCTCCAGGTTGCGCACCCAGTCATCCGCGGGCAGCTTGCGCAGCACCTCCGAGCGCGTCCGGGTGAGATCCGCCAGCACCCGCAGCTCGCGCAGCCGGGCATCCTGGCGGATGGCCTCGAGCGCCTCGGTGGCGCGCTTGCCCGTGGCGGACACGAGCACCGCATCCGGCCGCGACGACTCGGCCAGGCGCGGCAACTCGTCCAGGTCCTCGGTGATGACCCACTGGAAGCCCGCATGCGACAGATGCGCGAGCAGGACCTCGTTGGTCTTACGTGCTCCAATCACCAGGACGCGGCCACGAGGCCCCGCCAGTTCCGCTCTCAAGGAATCCCCCATGGTTCCTGGTCCTTTCCTAAGGGGTGAAAAGACCAGCGATTTTCCAACTTGGCGTCAGCCGTCATGCGCGGCTCCAAATCATGCCGTCGAAGCGCGTGGGGGGCCAGCGTGGCGAACCGCGCGAGTCAGGGCAAGCGTCATGATTCAACTCCCCCACGTAGGAACCCCACCGGCCCCAGGACAAAGCGCTTCCTTTCTCGTCTGCCCTGAATCCAACACATGGGGAGGGCTGCTTCCTCCCTACCCGATGGGATCCCTCCCCTCCCCGGCAGCCGAGCCCCTGGGCCCGGTCCAGAGCGAGTAGACCCGTATGATGCACCGCACGACGCCCCCCGGCCTCCCGTCGGACATGGACATCGAGAAGATGTCGCGAGCCTCCCGCATGGATTGGCTGTCGGGCGGTGGGGAGATGGGCGAGCTCATCCGATCCATGGATTGGTCCGCCACGCCCCTGGGTCCCGTCGAGTCCTGGCCCCAGAGCTTGCGCACCACCGTCAGCCTCTGCCTGTCCTCCACCTTCCCCCTCCTGATCGCCTGGGGACCCGAGCGCGTGCAGATCTACAACGACGCCTACCGCCCCATCTGCGGCGCCAAACACCCCCAATCCATGGGGCAGCGCTTCAACGAGTGCTGGGCCTCGGCGCTTCCCGCCGTCGGGGCCGTGGTCGACCGGGCCCAGGCGGGCACCGGCTCGTACCTCGAGAACCTGCCCATGATCCTCGACCGGTACGGCTACCTGGAGGAGGCATTCATGACCTTCTCCTTCAGCCCCATCCGCGACGAGTCGGGAAACGTCGGCGGCCTCTTCCACCCCATCACCGAGACCACCGACAAGATGCTCAGCTCCCGGAGGACCCAGGCGCTGCAACACCTCGCCGCGCGGCTCGGCGACGTGAAGTCCCTGGCCGAGGTGGGCGAGCGGCTGAGCCAGGCCGCCGGGGAGTCCGTGCTCGATCTGCCCTTCCTGCTCTACTACCAGTTCGACGAGGCGGGCCGGCATGCCCGGCTGCTCGGAGGCACCGGGCTCGCGCCGGACAGCGTGGCCCGGCCGGCCGAGCTCGATCTCGGGGGCCCGGACGAGCCGTGCTGGCCGCTGGCCCGGGTGCTGGAATCGCGGCGGATGGAGCGGGTGGAGGATCTGCGGAGCCGGTTCGGCGCCTGGATCTGCGAGCCCTACGAGGAGCCTCCCCATCAGGCACTGCTCATTCCCCTGCTGCCGGTGGGCGCGGCCTCCCCCACCGGGTGCCTGGTGGCGGGCATCAGCGTGCGGCGCGCCCTGGACGCGAGCTACCGCGCCTTCTACGAGCTGCTGGGCAACACCGTGACGACCGCCCTCACCAACGTCCGGGCGCACGAGGAGGAGCAGAAGCGCGCCGCGGCCCTCGCCGAGATCGATCGCGCCAAGACGGCCTTCTTCTCCAACGTGTCCCACGAGTTCCGCACGCCCCTGACCCTGATGCTGGGGCCGCTGGAGGACTCGCTGGCGGATCTCCAGGAGCCGCTGTCCGACGGGCAGCGCCAGCGGCAGCAGCTCATCCACCGCAACGGCCTGCGGCTGCTCAAGCTCGTCAACTCCCTGCTGGACTTCTCCCGCATCGAGGCGGGCCGGGTCCAGGCCAGCTACCGGCCCACCGACCTGTCCCAGCTCACCGTGGACCTGGCGAGCGCCTTCGAGTCGGCGATGGCCCAGGCGGGACTCACGTACACCGTCACGGCGCCCTCCCTCCCCGAGCCCGTCTACGTGGACACCGACTTCTGGGAGAAGATCGTCCTCAACCTCATCTCCAACGCCTTCAAGTTCACCCTGAAGGGCGGCGTCGACGTCCAGCTCACCCCGCGCGAGGGCCGGGTACGGTTGACGGTGCGGGATACCGGAACCGGCATTCCCGAGGCCGAGATGCCTCGTCTGTTCGAGCGCTTCCACCGCGTGGAGACCACCCGGGGCCGCACCTACGAGGGCACGGGCATCGGACTGGCGCTGGTGCAGGAGCTGGTGAGGTTGCAGGGCGGCTCGCTCCGCGCGGAGAGCGTGGAGGGACAGGGCAGCGCGTTCCATGTCGAGCTGCCCTTCGGCCATGCCCACCTGGATCCCTCGCGCGTCGATCCGCGCGACAAACCCCTGGGCTCGCAATCCTTGAGCGCGGCCTTCGCCGAGGAGGCGCTGCGCTGGTTGCCCGATGCGGTGGAAGGCCCCCCTGCCCCGGCGCCCGTCACCCCGCAAGAGCCCGTCTCCCCGTCGTGCTCGAGCAGCAGCTCATCGGCATCGTCAGCCACGATCTGCGCAGTCCCATCTCGGCCATCGTCATGTCGACGCAACTGATGCTGCGCCGCATGGACCTGGACGAGAAGACGGCGAAGATGGCCGCGCGCATCCAGACCAGCGCGGAGCGTGCCAACCGGATGATCCGCGACCTGCTCGACTTCACCCAGGCCCGGCTGGGCGGGGGTCTGCGCATCGAGCGCGCGCCCACGGCGCTGCATGACATCGTCTGGCACGCCGTGGAGGAGGTGAAGCTCGCGCATTCCGAGCGCGAGTTCCTCCTCGACATGGACGAGATGCCCACCGGCGAGTGGGACGCGGATCGGCTCTCCCAGGTGGTGATCAACCTCGTGACCAACGCGGTGAAGTACAGCCCCGTGCCCAGCCCCGTGCACATCCAGGTCCGCAAGCGGACCCACCAGGCCTTGATCGAGGTGCACAACGGCGGCGAGCCCATCTCCCCGGCCCTGCTCCCCCTGCTCTTCGAGCCCTTGCAGCGCGGCGGGCAGAGCGTGGACAAGGCGGGCCGGAGCATCGGCCTGGGGCTCTACATCGTGGAGCAGATCGTCCGCGCGCATGGCGGTACGGTCAGCGTCCAATCGACCATCCAGAGTGGCACGACCTTCTCGGTCCACCTGCCCCTCCAGGTTTGACGCGGTCCGGCCTGACAGGAGCCGGTCCTCCTGACCTAGAGTGCGCCCCCATCATGGCCCACTCCCCTCTCCGTCAGGCAGTGCCCGCCTCGGCGCTGGTGTCCTTGTTGGCGCTCGCGTGCAACAACCCCCCGCCCGTCACCATCCCGGACCCCCCCCAGGTCACCGTGCGCCTGGAGGAGACGAGCACCGTGGGACGCGGCTTCAAGCTCTCCATCTCCACCTCCGGGTGCGATCAGGTGCAGCGGCTGGAGCTGTTCAACGACACCACGCGCATCAAGCAGGTGCCCTACGGCGGCAATCCCACCCCGGTGGAGCTGGCTCGCGACGAGATCAGCTACGCGCAGGGCCTCGCGGTGCCCCTGTCCCTGAGCGCCCGCGTCACCTGCGCCGATGGCCGCACCAATGTCTCCCAGGGCCAGGTGGCCACCTTCTTCCCCGTGGAGGAGGTGGTGGAGCCGGCCACGGCCAACACCCAGGTGGTGCCGGACTACTTCGTCGTCGACGGCAGCGGCAACTCCGTGTCGTTCATCGGCTGCGCGATGGATGGCACCCGCCCGTTCCTCTACCGGGTGGACAAGAGCAACCCGAGTTCCGCCCAGCGCGTGGAGATCAACTTCCCCTGTGACGCGACCACGCTCATCACCGACCGCAAGCCAGCCGGCACGGGCACCCGCTGGGTCTGGACGCCGGGCCGGGGCCTGCTCTCCCTCGACGCGAGCTTCAAGGTCATCTACTCGACCAACGCCGCCGTGGAAAACCTCGTGGTGGCCGCCGACGGCAATGCCTTCATCTACAACGTCACGGGCCTCTATCTGGTCACGCCCCAGGGGCAGGTGCGCTGGAGCCGGGAGTACACCGGAGCGGCGAACCCTCTTCCCGGCCGGCCCGCGGGAGATCCCGTCCACATCACCAGTGGGACCCAGGCGGGCCGGGTCCTGGTGCCCCTGCGCGAGGAGCACACCGAGACCGTCAACCTCCGCGTGGTGGTCCTGGACTACGCCACCACCGACCCCAACGGGAAGCAGCTCGCCCAGTACGAGATCGATGAACTCAATCCCATCCAGGCGGCCTGGACGGCGTTCAACGACACCGGCACGGTGATGTACCTGGGCACGCAGCAACAAGGTTCGGCGACCGTCCGCGCCTGCGCCCTCGGGCAGACCAAGCCCTGCCAGTCCACGTATCCCCAGTCCCGGCTGTGGATCAGCGATCCGATTCCGGGCGCCCTCGCCGCGCTGATTCCGTACGCCAACAACAACCGCCTGGCGGTCATCACCTCCAACCGCTTCTGGTTCATGGACGTGAAGCGCAACTCGCCCACCGAGAGCCGGATCATCAACAAGGATCAGCAGGCCCTCACGCCCACCGGCGCGCTGGTGGGACGCTTCGCCCAGCCCGGCAAGGACGACGCGTTCTTCATGTTCAACAGCGCGCCCGGCACGAGCGATGTCCCCAACCCCTACCCGGTGGAGATCGTCGCCACGGACGCGGCCGAGCAGGGCCTGCTCTACCGCTATCAAATCCCAGGCGGCCTGAGCCTCTACGGGGCCCTGGACGACGCCGGCACGCTCTGGATGCGCGCGGGCCGCAAGCTGGTGAAGCCCTACTCTCTGACCGAGTACCGGCAGTTGCGTTGAGCGGCGCTCACCCCGCGAAGGGCAGACCCTCGGTCTTGCCCTCGAGGTCCGCCCTCGAGGCCCACCCCAACAGCCCGGTGGAGGACTTCACGAGGTAGAACTCCTCGCCCGGGCGCCCCGAGGTGTCCGCGGCGAGCACCTGGATGCGTGAGTCCTGCGCCAGGGTGGCCACCGGCGTCTTGTCGCTCCGGCCCTGGACGATGGGGAAGGACTGCTTCACCTTGCACTCGACGCCCACGGCGTAGAGGGGCTGGGGCACCGCGCGGATCTTCCACGCCGGGCGATCCAGGACGTACTTCTCCCGCTTGTTCCAGAAGCCCATCCAGGAGTCCGAGAGGATGATGCCATTGCCCTTGGCCTCGGTCAGGGCGTGGACCTCGCCCAGGGGCTTGAGCGTCTTGCCATCGAAGCCATAGAGGAAGACACGGTGGTCGCTGTCCGTCTGGCCCGTGGTGATGGCGATGTCCTTCCACTTGTCGCCGCGGTCCAGGTCCACGACCTCCACTCCACCCTCGTTGGGATCCTCGGTCTTCGCCCGGACGCTGGCGCTTCCCACCTGGAGGGTGAAGCCCCCCTGATCCACGTCCCACTTCACGGTGATGGACTCCGGCTTGCCATCCCCATCGAGGTCCGCGCGCACGGGCTCGGCGGCCAGCACCGGAAGAGACAGCAACACGGGAGACAGGGCGATCAGGACTCGAGCCTTCATGGAAGCGACCTCGGGGAAAAGGGGCGGACATCCTACCGGCCCGGCGCCTGTTTCCACGGGAGCCCGGGTGATGACTAGACTGATGGGCATGGAACGCCTCCGCTCCACCCCGTCCACCGCCACCTCCGAGGACGTTCCGTCCCTCCCCTCCGCCTTGGAGGTGCCGGACAACAGACGCCAGGCCGTTCCGCTACTCGATCGGCTGAACGCCCTGCGCTCGGAGGGCGTCACGCCGGACGAGGTGGCGTCCTTCCTGGACGGACTCGTGAGGCCCCTGGGCCCGGAGGAGTCCCCGCGGAGCCGCGCGGACCTCCTGTTGAAGGTGCTGGAGGACGAGCGGCTGTGCACCCTGACCACCTCCGATGGGCGACAGGTGGGCGGCGCGGCCCTGGAGGCCTTGCAGGAGCTGGGCTTTCCCTTCGCGCTCGAGGTGACCCCCACCATGCTCGCCCGGGTCCGCGAGCATCAGGCCGCCGCCAGGCCCATGACCGGCATCCCGGGCGGGCTGGGCGCGGCCGTGGCCAGCGCCGCGTTGGTCTGGGCGGTGTACCTGCCCACCGTCCCAGCGGAGTACAAGATCTGGCTCTCCGTGCTGCTGCTCGGACCCGTGGCGATATCGGCCCTCGCCAGGTGGGGCGACCTTCCGTCGCTCCATCGCATCGCCAACCTCGCTCAGTGGCTGGTGGGCCTGGCGTGTCTGCTCGCGGCCTTCAACACGGAGAAGGTCTCCACGACCCTCACCCTGGGCTTCGCCGGAGTCCTGGCGCACCTCTCCGCCTGGCTCCTGCGCAACGGCCCTTCGAAGGGGCCGCCTCCGCCGGAGCCCGAGCGCTGAACCCCCACGCCGCCGGCTCAGGGCCGGTCCGCGACGAGCAGCGCCTCGACGTTGCCCGCGGGGCCCGGCACGGTGGAGTCCATCACCCCGCGCACCGTGAGGCCCTGCCGCTGGACGAAGGCGACCGTGGAGTCGATGGCCTCCTGGCGCGCGGCCACGTCCCGCACCACGCCGCCCTTGCCCACCCGATCCGGCCCCACCTCGAACTGGGGCTTCACGAGCGCCACCAACAGGCCCTTGGGCTTGAGGAAGGG
Above is a window of Cystobacter fuscus DNA encoding:
- a CDS encoding sensor histidine kinase; translated protein: MMHRTTPPGLPSDMDIEKMSRASRMDWLSGGGEMGELIRSMDWSATPLGPVESWPQSLRTTVSLCLSSTFPLLIAWGPERVQIYNDAYRPICGAKHPQSMGQRFNECWASALPAVGAVVDRAQAGTGSYLENLPMILDRYGYLEEAFMTFSFSPIRDESGNVGGLFHPITETTDKMLSSRRTQALQHLAARLGDVKSLAEVGERLSQAAGESVLDLPFLLYYQFDEAGRHARLLGGTGLAPDSVARPAELDLGGPDEPCWPLARVLESRRMERVEDLRSRFGAWICEPYEEPPHQALLIPLLPVGAASPTGCLVAGISVRRALDASYRAFYELLGNTVTTALTNVRAHEEEQKRAAALAEIDRAKTAFFSNVSHEFRTPLTLMLGPLEDSLADLQEPLSDGQRQRQQLIHRNGLRLLKLVNSLLDFSRIEAGRVQASYRPTDLSQLTVDLASAFESAMAQAGLTYTVTAPSLPEPVYVDTDFWEKIVLNLISNAFKFTLKGGVDVQLTPREGRVRLTVRDTGTGIPEAEMPRLFERFHRVETTRGRTYEGTGIGLALVQELVRLQGGSLRAESVEGQGSAFHVELPFGHAHLDPSRVDPRDKPLGSQSLSAAFAEEALRWLPDAVEGPPAPAPVTPQEPVSPSCSSSSSSASSATICAVPSRPSSCRRN
- a CDS encoding sensor histidine kinase; the encoded protein is MLEQQLIGIVSHDLRSPISAIVMSTQLMLRRMDLDEKTAKMAARIQTSAERANRMIRDLLDFTQARLGGGLRIERAPTALHDIVWHAVEEVKLAHSEREFLLDMDEMPTGEWDADRLSQVVINLVTNAVKYSPVPSPVHIQVRKRTHQALIEVHNGGEPISPALLPLLFEPLQRGGQSVDKAGRSIGLGLYIVEQIVRAHGGTVSVQSTIQSGTTFSVHLPLQV